In the genome of Populus trichocarpa isolate Nisqually-1 chromosome 6, P.trichocarpa_v4.1, whole genome shotgun sequence, one region contains:
- the LOC18100784 gene encoding 26S proteasome non-ATPase regulatory subunit 11 homolog, translating to MLHCPPFSIADCLSLPLCPITPSLLLLQAAAMTASYLPATTDSIALASKAEDPFEAISILHKILENPSSSPDAIRIKEQAITILSDLFTQHNMAEDLHALLSQLMPFFAVIPKAKTAKIVRGIIDSVSKIPGTSDVQIALCKELVLWARAEKRALLRQRVETRLAALLVETKEYSEALALLTNLVKEVKGVDHKRLLVEILLLESKLHYLLKDRHKARTALTAAKKAANAVYMPPTQQGAIDLHSGILFAEDKEYTTAYSYFFEAFEAFKAVEDPRAIFSLKYMLLCKIMTNQSKDVAGLISSKAGLKYFGPELNVMKAVADAHSNRSLRSFEKVLRDYRYQLETDPTIYNHLSSRYEALVELNLCRYIEPFSRVEIPHIAGLIDLPVDFVEKKLAQMILDRKFVGILDQGAGHIIIFDEPKKDALLPAALKTISSIGKVVDSLFVKSSKIVH from the coding sequence CTGCAGCTATGACTGCATCATATCTTCCAGCGACAACAGACTCAATTGCTCTGGCTTCAAAAGCTGAGGACCCATTTGAGGCCATTTCCATCCTACACAAAATACTTGAAAACCCTTCTTCTTCTCCGGATGCAATTCGCATAAAGGAACAGGCCATTACCATTCTATCGGACCTTTTCACACAACATAACATGGCTGAGGATCTTCACGCTCTTCTCTCTCAGTTGATGCCTTTCTTTGCCGTGATCCCAAAGGCTAAAACTGCCAAAATCGTCAGGGGAATAATCGACTCTGTTTCCAAAATACCTGGAACATCTGATGTCCAAATTGCTCTTTGCAAAGAACTAGTGCTGTGGGCTCGTGCCGAAAAGCGTGCTCTCCTGAGGCAGCGAGTTGAGACAAGGCTTGCAGCTCTTTTAGTGGAAACTAAGGAGTATTCGGAGGCACTGGCCCTGCTTACCAACTTGGTAAAAGAGGTAAAGGGAGTGGATCACAAGCGACTTCTTGTGGAAATACTCTTGCTTGAGAGTAAGCTACACTATTTGTTGAAGGACCGTCACAAGGCGAGAACTGCTCTCACAGCTGCTAAGAAAGCTGCGAATGCTGTCTATATGCCACCAACTCAACAAGGTGCCATTGATTTGCATAGTGGGATTCTCTTTGCTGAGGACAAGGAGTATACAACAGCTTATAGCTATTTCTTTGAAGCATTTGAGGCATTCAAAGCTGTTGAAGACCCAAGAGCAATTTTCAGTCTTAAATACATGCTATTGTGCAAGATCATGACGAACCAATCTAAAGATGTTGCTGGGCTGATTTCTTCTAAGGCAGGCCTTAAATATTTTGGGCCAGAACTGAATGTCATGAAAGCAGTCGCCGATGCTCATTCCAACCGATCTTTGAGGTCCTTTGAAAAGGTGCTGCGGGATTACAGGTATCAGCTGGAGACAGACCCAACTATCTACAATCATCTCTCATCCCGTTATGAAGCTCTTGTGGAACTAAACCTGTGTAGATATATTGAGCCTTTCTCAAGGGTCGAGATTCCACACATTGCTGGGCTGATTGATTTGCCTGTTGACTTTGTGGAGAAAAAGCTGGCACAAATGATTCTGGACAGGAAGTTTGTTGGGATACTGGACCAAGGTGCTGGACATATCATAATATTTGATGAACCCAAGAAGGATGCTCTCCTCCCTGCAGCTCTGAAAACCATCTCCAGCATTGGCAAGGTTGTGGACAGCCTTTTTGTCAAATCTTCCAAGATTGTGCACTGA